The DNA segment GGTCGAGCTGCGACCAGTTACCGGTGCGTAAATCCAAAGCTTGCGCCAGGTGCGGAAAACCGGGATGCCGCGCCATCGGCTGGAAGTTGACCAGCGAACCGTCATCACCACCAATAAGCAGCAAAGTGGCATCAACTATTGGCGCGGGAGAAGGCGCGGCGACGGAGGGTCGCGGCAAATCCGCCAGCCGCTCCCAGTTTCCAGACGACGGCGAATACTTCCATGCGTCGCGCAAATAAACCCGTTTCACCTTATCGCCCTGCAATCGCAAGGCCGCGCCCCCCATCAGATAGAAAGCGTCCGTCGTCGCGCCGGCAGTGGGAAGAATCCGCGCTTCACCCGGACACGGCGACAGCTCCGTCCAGGCAAGATGCGATTTCCCGGAAGCCGATCTCGTAATTTTGCTTTCTGAATTTGACCCGCCTGCTGCTGCTCTCGATTCGCCTTCTCCCTCACTGGAAGGGAGGATTGGCTCAGCGAGCGCTGCCAATTCCAAGGCGAAGCAGCGATTTAACGCCGCTTGTTCTCCCGGCGCTTCCGAACCCCCGGCAACATAAGCCACCTGTCCCACCAGCGCGCCCGCCGCATTCGCCAGCGGCACGGGCAGCGGCGGCAACTCGTGCGTGACGATTTTGCCGTTGGCCCAAGTCAGCAGAAAGGTGTTCGCGTAATGCCGTGTGGCGTCACTGCCACCAATGCACAGCACGCCGTGTTCTGTGGTCAGCGAAATTCCGTACGCCAAGGGACGGGGTAATTTACCCGCGACGCGCCAGCCGGTATTGGTTTGATCCAGCACATACACCGTGTCGTGCCAGACCTTTTGTCCGCCTTCCCACGGCATTTTGTCAGGAAAGTTGGCGCCGCCCGCCACGATTAGTTTACCATCGCTCACCCCCGCGAACGCACCCGCCACTCCCAGCGCCCCGGGCAACGGCGGCAGTTGCGACCACCGCAATTCGTTCGTCGTTACCTCGGCGTCCATCCGGGTGGCCGTCAGGACCGCGAGCACCATCATTATGAGAAAAACACGGGGCCTGGCGGATTCACGATAAGTGCGGCGCTGGGGTGATGGTTTCATAACGCACACTGCGTCCAGTGGCTCGGTCGGGAGCCTCCTACCCGTCCGTAAAAATGACAAGATAATTTGCTCCAAACCCGCCGCCGCTTGGTGTTAAGTTTGCCGCACATGAAGAATCCTTCACACGCATTAACGGGTCTGATCGCCGCCCCGTTCACGGCCATGCACGCCGATGGCAGCGTCAATTTGTCCGTAATTGATCAACAGGCCGCGCGTCTCGCCGCTGACGGAGTTGCCGGCGCGTTCATCTGCGGCAGTACCGGTGAAGGCTTGTCTCTGACGACGCCGGAACGGCAGCAAGTCGCGCAACGCTGGCGGGACGTCCTTAAAAACACCTCGCTCCAACTCGTCGTTCACGTCGGTCATAACAGCCTCGAGGAAGCCCGCCAATTGGCCGCCCAAGCGCGACAAATTCAAGCCGACGCAGTGGCCTTGGTCGCACCCAGCTACTACAAACCGGCCACCATCGAAGATTTGCTCAGCTTCTGCGTCCCCGTCGCCCGGGAATGTGCGCCGCTGCCGTTTTACTTCTATCACATTCCGCCGCTGACCGGGGTGAACCTTTCCATGTTTGAATTTTTACGTCAGGCCGAGAGCCAGATTCCCAATCTGGCCGGGATTAAATTCAGCTGCATGGACCTCGTGATTTTGCAGGAGTGTCTCAATTTTGCGGACGGACGTTTCAACATTCTGTTTGGTTGCGATGAAATGCTGCTGGGCGCGTTGGCGTTGGGCGTCACCGGAGCCGTGGGTAGCACCTATAATTATTGCGCGCCACTTTATCACGAAATCATCAACGCTTTCCGGGCTGGCCAGCTCGATAAAGCGCGGACGTTGCAACTCAAATCCGTGAAGCTCGTCGAGGCGCTGGGAACTTTTGGCGGGTTGGCCAGTGGCAAAGCGGTGATGAGTTTGACCGGAGTGGATTGCGGCCCGGTGCGATCGCCGCTGCGGAATTTGACGGCGGAACAACGCTCCCGTTTGCTCCACCAAGTTAAATCCCTGGACATCATCGCCCCCGCCCCCGCGACCGCGCACTGACCGGGCCACGTCGCCTCGCGGTCGGGACTCAATCCAGGTAGCGGCGAAGAATCGAGTGAAGATTATCGCGCCGCTGATGACTCGTCGCCGCCTTGCGGACGGATCACCAACACCACCAACACCGACAACAACGCAATCCCGGCGAACACCCCGAAGATGGCGTTCAGCGGCACATGCCGATCGCGCAAGGCGCCAAAGGCCCAATCGCCGAAACCGCCGCAACTGATGCTCACCAGATTCATGATGCCGTAGCCCGTCGCGCGCAATTCGGGGCGCGCGATCTGACACAGGATCGGCATGTTGTTGCAGTCAAAAAAGCCCCAGCCCAAGCCGAAGACGATCAACCCCGCCACCGCCATGCTGACCGTGCCCGCGTTACCCACACTGAACAAGGCAGGCAGGAACAAGACCATGCCAATGGCGCTGACAAAGATGCGTCCGCGTTTGTTGTTGCGCATCCAGCGATCCGCCAGCGCGCCGCCCACCACCGCGCCAATCAACGAAGCCACTTGCACGTACAAAATCGCTTTCACGCCCGCCGCGCCCTGTCCCAGACCGAAACGCTCGCGCAAAATGTCCGGCATCCAATCGCGCACCACCCAGCCCGCGATGGCGGGCAACGTGAAGTACAACACCAGCAAAATAAAATTGCGATTGGTCAACAATCCCCGCCACACACCGGCCTTGAGTTTCTCAGTGCTTGGTTCGGCCACCACCCGTTGCGGGGAGCGCAGCATCGCCATCAGCGGCAAGGCGTAAATCACGCCGATCAACCCGCAGGTCGTGAACGCCCAACGCCAGCCGTGGTCCGATGAATCCGCCACGTAACCGGCGAAGCCTCCCAGTATTTGCCCCACGTAAATTCCCGTTTGATGCACCCCGATCGCTCGCGAGCGGGTCAGGCCGGGATGGTAATCGGCAATGAACGCCAGCGCCGCCGGCATGTAAAACGCCTCACTGATTCCCATCAAGGCGCGTGTGGCTACCAATTCGCCAAAGGTGGTCGTGTGGCCAGTCCACCAGGTTACTACCGACCAGACCAGCAGGCTGGCCGCAATCACCCGATGCCGCCCAATCCGATCCGCCACGTACCCGCCGAAAGGACTGAGAATCGCGTAAGTCCATTTGAACGCGCCAAGCACAAGCCCCCAATCCGCGCGATTCGCAATGGTCGGAATATCCGCCACCATGGACGCCTTCATGGTGGCCAGCATCTGGCGATCGAGATAATTGAGCAGCGCCACGGGAACGAGCAGCGCCACTACAAACCAAGCAAACTTTCCAGGACTGACTGATGAATTCACTTGCGCGGCAGTGTAGGCAGTCTCTCGCCCGAGGACAACGCAGTAAAACCGGTAGGGCGCGTCACTCCCAAGAGAACAATGCCCGGCCAACTCCGCAGAGAGACAAGGGAATGATTGGCAGAGGGATGGGCATTGGGGGAGCACCGCCGTCCTCGGCGGTAGTCGTTCGCGTCGCGCGGACGACATGCTGTTCTAAAGTTAAAGGTCACCGAGGCGTCTCGACTCGGTTCGGTCGGAACTGCGGCGGGGCGCCGCAGCCACATGGTTGGCCGGAACGATTCGATTGGAGTTTGGGTGGAACGGGCCACTGGCCCGTTCCGGCTTGGCGGATGCAGATTCTGTCGGGCGAGACGCCCGCCAGCACACGCGAGACGCGTATGCTCCCCAGTCGCACTGGCACGATCACTACTGCGAAATGCACGAAATACGCAAACGGGAAGACAAGGGAATGATTGGCAGAGGGATGGGCATTGGGGGAGCACCGCCGTCTCGGCGGTGGTCGTTCGCGTCTCGCGGACGACATCCCGTTCTAAAGTAAAGAGCCACCGAGGTATCTCGACTTGGTTTGGTCGGAACTGCGGCGGGACGCCGCAGCCACATGGTTGGCCGAGGTCAGTGTTGTTCCACGGCGATTTGTCGCAAGTCGGCTAGAAACCGATCCACGTCGGCCGGAGTGGTGTCCCAACTGCACATCAAACGCGCTTCCTTCCAGCCGCCCACCCGCACGTAAAATTTCCAGCCGCGATCGTACAAGTGTCGCACCCACGCTTCGGGGATGTCCGCGAACACCGCATTGGCTTCCACCGGGTACGCCACCGTGATCCCCGGAATCTGGCGCAACCCGGCTTCCATCCGCTGCGCCATTGCATTGGCATGGCGCGCGTGCCGCAACCACGCTCCGTCCTTCAACAATCCCGTCCATGGCGCGGAAAGAAATCGCATCTTGGACGCCAGTTGCCCGCCTTGTTTGCAGCGATAATCAAATTCCCGCGCCAGTTCGTGATTGAAGAACACCACCGCTTCGCCCAGCGCCAGACCGTTTTTTGAGCCGCCGAAACCCAGCACATCCACGCCGGATTTCCACGTCGCCTCGGCCGGAGAAATGCCCAGCGCGGCCACCGCATTGGCAAAGCGCGCGCCATCCAGGTGAACGCGCAACCCCAAGCGCCGCGCCTCCTCGGTCAACACGCGCAGTTCGTCCCGCGAGTAAACCGTGCCCACTTCGGTGG comes from the Verrucomicrobiia bacterium genome and includes:
- a CDS encoding MFS transporter, which codes for MNSSVSPGKFAWFVVALLVPVALLNYLDRQMLATMKASMVADIPTIANRADWGLVLGAFKWTYAILSPFGGYVADRIGRHRVIAASLLVWSVVTWWTGHTTTFGELVATRALMGISEAFYMPAALAFIADYHPGLTRSRAIGVHQTGIYVGQILGGFAGYVADSSDHGWRWAFTTCGLIGVIYALPLMAMLRSPQRVVAEPSTEKLKAGVWRGLLTNRNFILLVLYFTLPAIAGWVVRDWMPDILRERFGLGQGAAGVKAILYVQVASLIGAVVGGALADRWMRNNKRGRIFVSAIGMVLFLPALFSVGNAGTVSMAVAGLIVFGLGWGFFDCNNMPILCQIARPELRATGYGIMNLVSISCGGFGDWAFGALRDRHVPLNAIFGVFAGIALLSVLVVLVIRPQGGDESSAAR
- a CDS encoding low specificity L-threonine aldolase — encoded protein: MSETTLPRRHFASDNYAGICPEAWEAMQAANVDHAVGYGNDTWTQRAADMLREVFETDCEVFFVFNGTAANSLVLAALCQSYHSILCHEMSHLETSECGAPEFFANGSKILLLRGANGKVDPADIERAVNKRTDIHYPKPQVLSLTQATEVGTVYSRDELRVLTEEARRLGLRVHLDGARFANAVAALGISPAEATWKSGVDVLGFGGSKNGLALGEAVVFFNHELAREFDYRCKQGGQLASKMRFLSAPWTGLLKDGAWLRHARHANAMAQRMEAGLRQIPGITVAYPVEANAVFADIPEAWVRHLYDRGWKFYVRVGGWKEARLMCSWDTTPADVDRFLADLRQIAVEQH
- a CDS encoding dihydrodipicolinate synthase family protein produces the protein MKNPSHALTGLIAAPFTAMHADGSVNLSVIDQQAARLAADGVAGAFICGSTGEGLSLTTPERQQVAQRWRDVLKNTSLQLVVHVGHNSLEEARQLAAQARQIQADAVALVAPSYYKPATIEDLLSFCVPVARECAPLPFYFYHIPPLTGVNLSMFEFLRQAESQIPNLAGIKFSCMDLVILQECLNFADGRFNILFGCDEMLLGALALGVTGAVGSTYNYCAPLYHEIINAFRAGQLDKARTLQLKSVKLVEALGTFGGLASGKAVMSLTGVDCGPVRSPLRNLTAEQRSRLLHQVKSLDIIAPAPATAH
- a CDS encoding galactose oxidase, encoding MKPSPQRRTYRESARPRVFLIMMVLAVLTATRMDAEVTTNELRWSQLPPLPGALGVAGAFAGVSDGKLIVAGGANFPDKMPWEGGQKVWHDTVYVLDQTNTGWRVAGKLPRPLAYGISLTTEHGVLCIGGSDATRHYANTFLLTWANGKIVTHELPPLPVPLANAAGALVGQVAYVAGGSEAPGEQAALNRCFALELAALAEPILPSSEGEGESRAAAGGSNSESKITRSASGKSHLAWTELSPCPGEARILPTAGATTDAFYLMGGAALRLQGDKVKRVYLRDAWKYSPSSGNWERLADLPRPSVAAPSPAPIVDATLLLIGGDDGSLVNFQPMARHPGFPHLAQALDLRTGNWSQLDHIPVARATLPAVRWRGLFVLPSGEVRPGVRSPEVWAVRGNGRD